One window of Manihot esculenta cultivar AM560-2 chromosome 17, M.esculenta_v8, whole genome shotgun sequence genomic DNA carries:
- the LOC110605384 gene encoding vacuolar protein sorting-associated protein 28 homolog 2 yields the protein MEVKLWNDKREREMYDNFAELYAIIKATEKLEKAYIRDIISSSEYETECQKLIAHFKTLASTLKDIVPSIERFADTYKMDCPAAINRLVTSGVPATVEHRAAAAASATTSAATVAECVQNFITAMDSLKLNMVAVDQVHPLLSDLSASLNKLSILPPDFEGKTKMKEWISRLSKMGAADELTEQQARQLHFDLESSYNSFMAALPSAGT from the coding sequence ATGGAGGTCAAGCTATGGAACGACAAGCGCGAGAGAGAAATGTACGACAACTTTGCTGAGCTCTATGCCATAATCAAAGCCACAGAGAAGCTTGAAAAGGCTTATATTCGTGATATCATCTCCTCATCCGAGTATGAAACCGAATGCCAGAAACTTATTGCCCATTTCAAAACACTAGCTTCCACTCTAAAAGACATAGTTCCTAGCATTGAGCGTTTTGCAGACACATACAAGATGGATTGTCCTGCCGCCATAAACCGATTAGTGACCTCTGGTGTGCCTGCCACGGTGGAACACAGGGCTGCTGCAGCTGCATCAGCAACTACCTCGGCTGCCACTGTGGCAGAGTGTGTCCAGAACTTCATTACAGCTATGGATTCCTTGAAGTTGAATATGGTGGCAGTGGATCAGGTGCACCCATTGCTCTCAGACCTCTCAGCTTCACTTAATAAGTTGAGCATTTTGCCACCAGACTTCGAGGGGAAGACAAAGATGAAAGAGTGGATATCTAGGCTCTCAAAGATGGGGGCAGCAGACGAGTTGACAGAGCAGCAGGCTCGGCAACTGCACTTTGATCTCGAGTCCTCGTATAATTCTTTTATGGCGGCTTTGCCCAGTGCTGGCACATGA
- the LOC110605281 gene encoding uncharacterized protein LOC110605281 encodes MVSLSLSLQVVLISTGVLSLALLLKVSVPLVVDFSVYQAPLIWSSIASWLTPPYLYVVLNCIIITIAASSRFNNSHGAADKEQQEQVPPAPKISTREAADQFHYQMKISAPEILSDYGGLESTVVVAEDVYVQRQEKAGAGPVFEDISTEVVKGSVEIEDKEDEDDFVLSKSTWIPPKRMDSSENLPELLPPSEKPLVSARFGHRKPVRASPEGGRKALRVAKPKRQETLENTWKMITEGRAMPLTRHLKKCETFETHGRQVNVCEVDPTPLPKKSETFKDRTNYQPPPVGNSPASGKLRKEPSLSQDELNRRVEAFIKKFNEEMRMQRQESLNQYKEMIGRGSH; translated from the exons ATGGTTTCACTTTCACTCTCGCTTCAAGTTGTATTGATTTCCACTGGTGTTTTATCCCTAGCTTTGCTTCTCAAAGTCTCTGTTCCATTGGTGGTAGATTTCTCTGTTTATCAAGCTCCTCTTATATGGAGTTCAATTGCTTCATGGCTCACACCTCCTTATCTTTACGTTGTACTCAACTGCATCATCATCACCATCGCTGCCTCGTCTCGCTTCAACAACTCCCATGGTGCCGCCGACAAGGAACAGCAGGAGCAAGTACCACCTGCTCCGAAAATCTCAACTCGTGAGGCGGCGGATCAGTTCCACTACCAAATGAAGATTTCGGCTCCAGAGATTCTCTCCGATTATGGAGGTCTGGAGTCGACGGTTGTGGTGGCCGAGGATGTATATGTGCAGAGACAGGAGAAGGCTGGTGCAGGTCCTGTTTTTGAGGATATAAGTACTGAGGTGGTGAAAGGTTCTGTGGAGATTGAGGACAAAGAGGATGAGGATGATTTTGTGCTCTCAAAGTCCACATGGATTCCTCCGAAGAGGATGGATTCGTCGGAGAATCTGCCAGAACTTCTTCCGCCGTCTGAGAAACCTCTGGTTTCTGCTCGATTTGGTCACCGGAAACCGGTTAGAGCTAGCCCTGAAG GCGGAAGAAAAGCGTTGAGGGTTGCGAAGCCAAAACGTCAAGAGACGCTGGAGAACACGTGGAAAATGATAACGGAGGGCCGAGCGATGCCGTTAACAAGGCATTTGAAGAAATGTGAGACGTTCGAGACTCACGGCCGTCAAGTCAACGTTTGTGAAGTGGACCCTACTCCTCTACCGAAGAAATCAGAGACGTTCAAGGACAGGACCAATTACCAGCCGCCACCCGTGGGCAACTCTCCTGCATCAGGGAAGCTGAGAAAAGAGCCGTCACTGAGTCAAGACGAGTTGAACCGCCGAGTGGAGGCGTTCATTAAGAAGTTTAACGAGGAGATGAGGATGCAGAGGCAAGAATCACTGAACCAGTACAAGGAAATGATTGGTCGTGGAAGCCATTAA